The following proteins are encoded in a genomic region of Corylus avellana chromosome ca4, CavTom2PMs-1.0:
- the LOC132180115 gene encoding ADP-ribosylation factor 2 isoform X2 encodes MGLTFTKLFSRLFAKKEMRILMVGLDAAGKTTILYKLKLGEIVTTIPTIGFNVETVEYKNISFTVWDVGGQDKIRPLWRHYFQNTQGLIFVVDSNDRDRVVEARDELHRMLNEDELRDAVLLVFANKQDLPNAMNAAEITDKLGLHSLRQRHWYIQSTCATSGEGLYEGLDWLSNNIANKA; translated from the exons ATGGGGCTGACATTCACGAAACTTTTCAGCCGGCTTTTCGCCAAGAAAGAAATGCGAATTCTGATGGTTGGTCTTGATGCTGCTGGTAAGACTACCATCCTCTACAAGCTCAAGCTTGGTGAGATCGTCACAACCATTCCTACCATTG GGTTCAATGTAGAGACTGTGGAATATAAGAACATCAGCTTTACTGTCTGGGATGTTGGGGGTCAGGACAAG ATCCGTCCCTTGTGGAGGCACTACTTTCAGAACACCCAGGGTCTTATATTTGTTGTGGACAGCAATGACAGAGACCGTGTTGTTGAGGCTAGGGATGAATTGCATAGGATGCTGAACGAG GACGAATTGCGTGATGCAGTGTTGCTTGTATTTGCTAACAAACAAGATCTTCCTAATGCAATGAATGCTGCTGAGATTACTGATAAGCTTGGCCTCCACTCTCTCCGCCAACGCCACTG GTACATCCAGAGCACCTGTGCAACCTCAGGAGAGGGGCTTTATGAGGGGCTGGATTGGCTCTCTAACAACATTGCAAACAAG GCGTGA
- the LOC132180115 gene encoding ADP-ribosylation factor 2 isoform X1, whose translation MGLTFTKLFSRLFAKKEMRILMVGLDAAGKTTILYKLKLGEIVTTIPTIGFNVETVEYKNISFTVWDVGGQDKIRPLWRHYFQNTQGLIFVVDSNDRDRVVEARDELHRMLNEDELRDAVLLVFANKQDLPNAMNAAEITDKLGLHSLRQRHWYIQSTCATSGEGLYEGLDWLSNNIANKVNIET comes from the exons ATGGGGCTGACATTCACGAAACTTTTCAGCCGGCTTTTCGCCAAGAAAGAAATGCGAATTCTGATGGTTGGTCTTGATGCTGCTGGTAAGACTACCATCCTCTACAAGCTCAAGCTTGGTGAGATCGTCACAACCATTCCTACCATTG GGTTCAATGTAGAGACTGTGGAATATAAGAACATCAGCTTTACTGTCTGGGATGTTGGGGGTCAGGACAAG ATCCGTCCCTTGTGGAGGCACTACTTTCAGAACACCCAGGGTCTTATATTTGTTGTGGACAGCAATGACAGAGACCGTGTTGTTGAGGCTAGGGATGAATTGCATAGGATGCTGAACGAG GACGAATTGCGTGATGCAGTGTTGCTTGTATTTGCTAACAAACAAGATCTTCCTAATGCAATGAATGCTGCTGAGATTACTGATAAGCTTGGCCTCCACTCTCTCCGCCAACGCCACTG GTACATCCAGAGCACCTGTGCAACCTCAGGAGAGGGGCTTTATGAGGGGCTGGATTGGCTCTCTAACAACATTGCAAACAAGGTAAATATTGAGACCTAA